The Deltaproteobacteria bacterium DNA segment GGGAAATCGGTTTTAATTAATTCAATTATTCGGTCATTCTTTCAAACTCTTTTGAAACACAACCGATTGAGCGAGTATCAGTTAATCATAGCCGACAATAAAGGAACTGACTTTATTGAGGTTGTTGATGAGTTTAAGGGTTCTTATTATCAGCCGTTTAACTTGAATGACTTGCGAGAACTGGTTGGGCGATTAAGACAGCACAAGGAAGAAATTGAGAGCACATTACAGTTTCTAAAAACAAATCGCATATCACCTCGCCACTGGGATGAACTCCGCACGGAGGACACAATGTTTTATGTGCCTCCAAAATTATTTTTAGTGCTTGATGAAATGAAAGCCTATTTCGGTTCAGGCAAGCAAGCACCAAAACTTTCCAAAGAGCCAACAGCCGATGAGCTGGTTCGCAGGGAAAAATATGAGCTTACCCAAGAGTTCGGGCACTTGGTGAACTTCTTTGCCGAACAATGTCGCTCAACGGGCATAGTCCTCATCTGTGCCAGTCAATCGCCGAACAAGAGTGATTATGACTATCCAGATTTTATTAATTTCCCAATACTCATAGCCTCTCAAACAAATGCCCAACAAAGCATTCAGTTAATCGGCGATACGAGCTTAAACGACAACACACTGACCAGAGGGAAGTTTGTAATTCGGGACGAGATTGGAGTCCGCAGGTTTCTGGCTCCGCTATCCATCAAAATCAAAGGTGATGGCGATGCTTCTAAATAAAATATTTTGTGGCCTTGACACTGTTTACATCACTATTACCCGACCAAGGAGCTTAATTTCTTTTATCGGCGAAAATGCGGAGCCTACGGACAAACTGTTTTATGGAATTTTGGACATTCTACTTGGACGAAATTTTGTCGTTCAAGGGGGTTCAAAAAAATTCGTGAACAATGGGAGCGAATATATCCAAAGCAATTCAAGGGAAATTTTAGTTCAACTCCGCTCCGCTCACCTGATGAAATATGGTCGCTCAAAGGTTGGAGCCATTTTAAAGTTTTTGAGCGACAGTGGAGTAAAGCCAAAAACAAAGCGAACCCGAAAAAAAGACTTTAAGGCAGAAAAGCAGGATGTGTTCTATCAAATCACACGAATTGATTTTGCGGTGGATCACGAGACGAGAATTGACCTGATTAAAATTTTGACCGAGCGAGTGGGATACACTCATTTTTTTAGTGGCATCCCCAAAGATTACTTTTTCGGGTCATCCATCACAGCGAACGAACGAGTAAGGCTACACGAGAGCACCGATTTAAAGAGCTTAAAATTTTCAATAACGGTTTTGAGCTGGCGATATACGACAAACGATTAGAAATTGCTGAACAAGCGACCGCAGAAAAGCTTCAATTATATCCGCCCATCTATCGGGACATCCTTTTAGAACCAGAGCGGAAGCTTTACCGTGTTGAGTTGCGATTCTTTCGCACACGTAGCATTGCCTTTAACCACCTCACGGTGGATGAACTTTTTGATTTACCAGCCAAAGAATTGAATAAGTTTGGCGAAGCCACCAAATTATTAAAAAGAAAAAAACAAAAAACTTTCCCGAGCACTCTTTTTTCTCGGCTGTTCTCCGTTTGATTTTCCATTTAAAGAACGGAGGAAATTTTATGGATAGCAATTTTTCAAGTATGAACCGAGCTGTTGAACAATCAATGGCCTTTCTTAACGAACAAATCAAAGCGATGGATTGGAACAAGAAATGGCGAACGGATTACCCAAAAACTGAACGGGCCAAACAAGAAGCCGAGACACTTAAGAAGCCAGAGGTCAAAGAGGCATTGAAAGAAGTTTTCAGCGAGCAATCATTAGCGATGTCCCAACTGGGGGAGGTATTCTAATGAAAGCCGTTAGAATTACCGAGCTGGACGAGATTACCGAATTTCCCGTGAGCTATATCGTGAAAGCCGATGGGAGTGATGAAATGGTGGGATGTTGCCCGAAAGCATTCTTCAATTTCTTTGGTCTCTTGGATGCGATTGATGAATTGAAATCCTCATTTTTATTTTGGCTAAAAGCGGAACTCCAAGAGGACGACAAAACACTGATTACACCGCCTGACGGTATACGAGCCTTTTTGAAAAATCCAATTTTTGAAAAGTTAGATTGTCGTGGTGGTTTAATTTATGACTACGACTTACCGACATTTATTTTTCTATTGGCTGACGGTTGGGTTCTACTCCCATTCCTTGTAAGCAACGGTAAAGGACAGCCTCTCCACTGTGAGGTTTATTATATGAGCAATGGGAAGTTGTTTTGTAATGGTGTTGAGATTTCAACCCAGACATTTGTCCAGAAACTTTATTGTGATGAAGACAACCGCTTTATTATCGGAGGAAAAAAGGGGGGCGAGGATTAACCCTCGCCCTGATTTTCAAGAACTTTGAGCAAATACTTAATGGATACAGAGATGGCACTACCTTGGTTTAGGTAGATTAAAATGTTGGTTCCGTTTTTGGTTTTTCTCACCTTATGAAAAGGCACGAAAGCCAAGCCTCGGTTCATTTGTTCACTCTGTTTCTGTTTTTTTTCGTTCGCCATTTTAAGACTCCTTTGTTTCAACCCACTTTGGGGTTTTTAGAAATCGCAGAAACCCAAGTGGTGTTAGAAACGAGTGGTAATCAGCCGAAAATCTTTTTTAGAGTGGAAAAGGACGACTGGCATAACCGATGACAATGTGTTGGCGGTGGTTAGTGAATAAGGATGTCCCCAATCGGTCGGCTGATTAGCACGGCTTTGAGGTCATAGTGGCGAATGAAACTCCGCAGACGGGCAAATAGGAGGCTCTGGGGTGCTTTGGATAGTGGGATTTGAAAGCGGGACAGAACGGCTTTAATATTAATTAATAAGGGTTCATTGCCCGACCGTTGCCCAAATGCTATAAGTTATTGAATACAGGGGGTTTACATCACCTCCACCAATTTCCTTCCGCCGAAGGCGGAAATTCAGTATCCAGGATACAGTTAACTGTATCCTGGATACTGTGCGATATCAGCGCCTGGGCGTTATCGCTGTTGTTGTTTCCGAGTTCAGTAACTTGTAAAGGCTCGCTCCCAAGTGATCGCCAAGACGAACTATCGGCGAGTTTTCGTCCTTCATCAGCTTAAAAATAGTTTTACATTCTTGAAGTGAAGCGTATGCGGTTTGATAGTAACGCTTCTTTTCTTTTACCGACTGTTTCGCGTTCCCTTCTGACAAATTTAAAGCAATCGAGGACGAGGCTCGCAAAAGCTGGTCCCGCAAGTACGCCGGTGCTTTTACTTCAGAGGCCAGGTCGTGAAACTGCACTGCTAGGTCCAGCGTTCGGAACGTTTTCATATAATATCCCTTCGTTTGTTCGTGAATCGGCTTTCCAGAAAGAAGCCGATGAATGAACAAACGAGAGGCCAGCGAAGCCTGCCAAATCTTGAACTTCATAAAAACGTCCTAAATTGGGATAATTGAGCAAGGTTCTGAATTGAATTTGTAACCTTTTAATGACCTCAAGCGTAGACAGTTTGACAATTCCAAATAGGAGGCCAAATGGGAGGATCGATGCGGTCATTTTTAACGATGTGTCTGGTGATGGGTGTGATGGTTCTATCTGAGCGTGCGCTTGCGTGGAGTCCGGAGAATTTTAAAAAACCGAGCGACGCGGATTTAAAGAAGTCGCTGACCAAGATTCAGTATCAGGTCACTCAGCATGAAGGCACGGAACGGCCCTTCGAGAACGAGTTTAATGAAAAAAAAGATGACGGCATTTACGTCGACATCGTTTCCGGCGAACCGCTTTTTAGCTCGAAAGACAAATACGACTCCAAAACGGGTTGGCCGAGCTTTTCAGCTGTTCTGAAAAAAGAGTATATTGTCGAAAAAGAGGACCGCGGACTCTTTGGTTCTCGAACGGAGATCCGCAGTAAATATGCGGACTCTCATTTGGGACATGTTTTTAACGATGGTCCAAAACCGACTGGCTTGAGATACTGCATGAACTCTGCAGCCATGCGGTTTATTCCCGCGGCTGAACTGGAGAAACAGGGTTACGGCCAGTTTGTTTCTCTCTTTCAAACGGCAGTGCCCGCAAAGAAAAAGTAAATAGCAGCAAGACGTCGTGTTAGTCGGCGGTGGTTTGACAATTATCTCGGGGTGAGAGGTAGTCATGGAATGGCACCTCCAATCGCCGAAGAAGCCGACCTGTCGAAGCAATTCTCGAGATGGATGAAGGAAGCGCAAGACGGAAACCGCGATAGCTACCTTCAGCTATTGAAAACGATTCGACCACACATCGCAAAGTTTGTAGCTTTTGAGGCGTTTAAATATGGCCTCGGACGAGAACTAGGGGAGGATATCGTGACGATCACATCGTTCGACTTCAATTTTCCGAAAGGAGGATCGCTTGAGTTTGAAATCAGCCGTACTTTTAGTTAGCGGAATTCTAGGCGTGATGATCTGTGTGGCCTTCAGCCATAAGAGCTCGGCGCAAACTCCTGCGACACCTGCTCGTGAAGTCCCGACCGAGTCGCTCGTTCTGGCTGGTGGCTGCTTTTGGTGTATGGAGCCGCCATTTGAAAAATTAGACGGAGTTGTAGAAGTGGTGTCGGGATACTCAGGGGGATCAAAGGACACGGCAATTTACGACATAGTGTCAAACGGCAACACGGGACACATTGAGGTCGTAAAGGTTGTCTATGATCCAAAGAAGATTTCGTATCGGGAGCTACTAAAAGTGTTTTGGCGGCAAATCGATCCGCTTGATAGCCAAGGTCAATTTTGTGACAGAGGCGAGCAGTACACCTCGGCTGTTTACTACAAAAACGATGCTGAGAAGAAGCTAGCTGAAGAGTCGTTAGCTGAAATCATGACGACGCCGTCAATTCGAAATGCGAAGATTGCAACGAAGCTACGC contains these protein-coding regions:
- the msrA gene encoding peptide-methionine (S)-S-oxide reductase MsrA, whose protein sequence is MICVAFSHKSSAQTPATPAREVPTESLVLAGGCFWCMEPPFEKLDGVVEVVSGYSGGSKDTAIYDIVSNGNTGHIEVVKVVYDPKKISYRELLKVFWRQIDPLDSQGQFCDRGEQYTSAVYYKNDAEKKLAEESLAEIMTTPSIRNAKIATKLRPTTEFYAAEDYHQDYYKKNPIRYKFYRANCGRDARLEKIWGASKK
- a CDS encoding four helix bundle protein — encoded protein: MKFKIWQASLASRLFIHRLLSGKPIHEQTKGYYMKTFRTLDLAVQFHDLASEVKAPAYLRDQLLRASSSIALNLSEGNAKQSVKEKKRYYQTAYASLQECKTIFKLMKDENSPIVRLGDHLGASLYKLLNSETTTAITPRR
- the msrB gene encoding peptide-methionine (R)-S-oxide reductase MsrB; the encoded protein is MGGSMRSFLTMCLVMGVMVLSERALAWSPENFKKPSDADLKKSLTKIQYQVTQHEGTERPFENEFNEKKDDGIYVDIVSGEPLFSSKDKYDSKTGWPSFSAVLKKEYIVEKEDRGLFGSRTEIRSKYADSHLGHVFNDGPKPTGLRYCMNSAAMRFIPAAELEKQGYGQFVSLFQTAVPAKKK